A DNA window from Arachis duranensis cultivar V14167 chromosome 3, aradu.V14167.gnm2.J7QH, whole genome shotgun sequence contains the following coding sequences:
- the LOC107480166 gene encoding uncharacterized protein LOC107480166: protein MATCGRDRTRTRRENESKPSTYNHAELVVAMTNLSNTIQAGTAIAAHAFWRIRQSVGSEKEEGAEDSLVGVPRTLAAFLKVDPPIFNGSTNPIEADNWFKAVDGRSSALVARRVSIPATTEYGYSMGDFQTIYYKKYFPESVREARELELMQLKQGSMLVAEYMSKFKELCRFSRVCQGAPESYEGWKCKKYQVGLREDIMRVVALFEIK, encoded by the exons ATGGCTACTTGTGGACGAGATCGTACTCGTACTCGAAGAGAGAATGAGAGTAAACCGTCGACATACAATCACGCTGAACTCGTGGTGGCGATGACTAACTTGTCTAACACGATTCAAGCAGGCACTGCTATTGCTGCTCATGCTTTTTGGCGGATAAGGCAATCAGTAGGAagcgaaaaagaagaaggtgcTGAGGACAGCTTAGTTGGTGTTCCGAGAACTCTAGCTGCATTTCTGAAAGTTGACCCACCAATTTTCAATGGATCGACAAACCCTATTGAAGCAGACAACTGGTTTAAAGCTGTGGA TGGGAGAAGCTCAGCATTGGTGGCAAGAAGAGTGTCGATTCCTGCAACTACAGAATATGGATATTCCATGGGAGATTTTCAGACTATTTACTATAAGAAGTATTTTCCTGAGTCAGTGAGGGAGGCCAGAGAGTTAGAGCTTATGCAGTTGAAGCAAGGTTCAATGCTTGTGGCCGAGTATATGAGTAAGTTCAAGGAGCTCTGTAGGTTCTCAAGGGTATGTCAAGGAGCCCCTGAGTCCTATGAGGGTTGGAAGTGTAAAAAGTATCAAGTAGGGCTGAGGGAAGATATCATGCGCGTTGTGGCACTATTTGAGATtaagtga
- the LOC107480201 gene encoding protein ATAF2 — protein sequence MKSELELPPGFRFHPTDEELVNHYLCKKCASQSIAVPIIKEIDLYKFDPWHLPEMALYGEKEWYFFSPRDRKYPNGSRPNRAAGTGYWKATGADKPIGKPKALAIKKALVFYAGKAPKGVKTNWIMHEYRLANVDRSAGNKKNNLRLDDWVLCRIYNKKGKIEKYNHLGAADHKSASSSEENERKPEVKERLHMDTSSDSVVSADVTWESREVQSEPKWNDLLDQVFDFQLGSFVDFSSAGDDPFAPQLSPWHQDTFITF from the exons ATGAAGAGTGAATTGGAATTACCACCTGGATTCAGGTTCCACCCCACTGATGAGGAGCTTGTGAATCACTACTTGTGCAAGAAATGTGCTTCACAGTCAATTGCTGTTCCTATCATCAAGGAGATCGATTTGTACAAGTTTGATCCATGGCACCTTCCAG AGATGGCTCTATACGGCGAGAAAGAGTGGTATTTCTTCTCTCCCAGGGACCGCAAATATCCGAACGGATCACGCCCAAACCGGGCTGCGGGTACAGGGTACTGGAAGGCCACAGGTGCCGATAAGCCCATTGGAAAGCCCAAGGCCCTGGCCATCAAGAAGGCACTGGTGTTTTACGCTGGCAAAGCCCCCAAAGGAGTGAAAACCAATTGGATCATGCATGAATATAGACTCGCTAATGTTGACAGATCCGCAGGCAAcaagaaaaataacttaagg CTTGATGATTGGGTGCTATGCCGAATTTACAACAAGAAAGGAAAGATTGAGAAATACAACCATCTTGGGGCGGCGGATCACAAATCAGCATCTTCGTCGGAGGAGAATGAGAGGAAGCCGGAGGTGAAGGAGCGATTGCATATGGATACGTCGTCGGATTCGGTGGTATCGGCGGATGTGACGTGGGAGAGTAGGGAGGTGCAGAGCGAGCCAAAGTGGAATGACCTGCTTGACCAAGTCTTTGATTTCCAGTTAGGCAGTTTCGTTGATTTCTCATCGGCTGGAGATGACCCTTTTGCCCCCCAGCTCTCTCCTTGGCATCAGGACACGTTCATCACATTTTAA